A region of the Deltaproteobacteria bacterium genome:
GCCGACGGCGTGAAGGCGTGGACCTTCTACTACACGGCCTTCCTCAAGACCGCGCCCAAGACGGACGAGCTGTCGATGGACTTCCACACGGCCGACAAGAAGAAGGCGTACGTCGCCAACAAGCGCCTCCAGGTCGACCGCAACCTGACGGTCGTCACCGGACGCGTGACCATCACGGAGGACGACGGCCCGGCCGCCGGGCGCACGTACCATGTGATCCTGCGCGCGCGCCGCGGCAACCGAGACATCGACCTGGCGCGCACCACGCTGACGCTCAAGTGATGCGCGCCGGCACGCGGCGGTCCTTGCGCGCCGGCGGCCCGTGCGGCCGCCGCGAGCACGCCGCCGTCGCGGGCAGCGCCTTCCGCCACGAGCCGCTCGGCCTTTCCCGAAGCGCGGATGCGCGGTAAAGAATCGGTTCCGGTCGTGATTCTCTGGCCTGCACGGATGTGCCGGAGAAGGCGACGGCGAGGTCGTCCCGTGTCCGAAGCGATGTCCATCCCGAGTTGTCCACCGCCGCCCGGTTGCATCGGCGCGGCCCTGCGCCCGCGCGGGTGACCACCGTGCGCCGACTACGCCGCCGCCTGCCGCTTTACTGGGAGCGCTTTTGCTGGGCGCTGCTCGGACTTGCCGCGGGCGGTGCGCTGCTGCTGTGGCTCGCGCCCGATTTCGCCGGCACCTTCTTGTTCACGCTGTACTCGATGCCGGCCAACTCGCTGCTGCCGGTCCCGCACGAGCCGGGCTTGTTGTTCGCGGCCAAGTACTACCACCCCGCGTGGATCGCGCTGGCGGGATGCGTCGGCACCGCCGTCGCGGCCGCGATCGACTACCCGGTCGTCCGGCGCGCGTTCGAACACCCGAACATCCGCCGCGCGCGCAACACGCGCATCTACCGGCTGTCGGTGCGCTGGCTGATGAAGTTCCCGTTTTTCACGATCTTCGTGTTCGCGCTGACGCCGCTTCCGATCTACGTCGTCCGGGTGCTGGCACCGGCCAGCGGCTACCCGCTGTGGCGCTACATCTTCGCGACCGTACTGGGCCGGTTCCCGCGCTACTACGCGATCGCCTGGATCGGCCACCTGGTGCAGATCCCCGCGTGGATTCTGGTCGCCCTGTTCGCCGCGATGGTCGCGCTGCTGATCGCCGGCAGCCGCGTCACCGACGAAATTGGCATCGACGGACTCGAGGTGCTCGACGCATCGGACAGCGCCTTGCCGGCCGTGTCGGACGAACTCGCGGCACTCGCCGACGCCGGCGCGCCGGCCGGCGTCGACCGCGCGGTTGCCACTGTTCGCGCGGACGAACGCCGCTCCTCGTAGCCCGCGCGGGCGTCAGCCCGCCCGGTCGATCGCAGCGCGCACCGCGTCGACCACCGCCGCGGCGTGGATGCCGAGGCGCTCGAGCAACACCGGCCCCGGCGCCGAGGCGCCGAAGCGGTCGAGCCCGACCGCGATCCCGACGTCGCCGATCCACCGCTCCCATCCGAGCGTCACACCCGCTTCGACCGCCACGCGCGCACGCACCGCCTTGGGCAGCACGCGCTCGCGGTAGTCGGCGGGCTGCTCGGCAAACGCCTCCCAGCACGGCATCGCGACGACCCGCGCGCGCACGCCGCCGGCGGCCAGCTGGCGGTGAGCGGCGAGGGCGACGTGCACCTCGGAACCGGTCGCGAGGATCAGGGCCTGCGGGTCGTCGGCATCGACCAACACATACGCGCCGCGCACCAATTCCGCGGCGGGCGGGTACACCGACCGGTCGAGTGTCGGCACCTTCTGGCGGGTCAATACCAGCGCGGTCGGGCCATCGGTCCGCCGCACCGCGTAGCGCCACGCCTCCGCGGCCTCGTTCGCGTCCGCCGGGCGCACCACGTGCAGGTTGGGCATCGCGCGCAGCGACATCAAATGCTCGACCGGCTGGTGCGTCGGCCCGTCCTCGCCCAGGGCGATCGAGTCGTGCGTCCACACGTAGATCACCGGCTGGCGGTTGAGCGCGGCGATGCGGACCGCCGGGCGCATGTAGTCGCTGAACACGAAGAACGTCGACGCAAACGGCCGGACGCCGCCGTGGTAGTCCATGCCGTTGCAGATCGCCCCCATCGCGTGCTCGCGCACGCCGAAGTGGATGTTGCGTCCCGCGCCGGTGCGGCCGTCGAACGACCCGCCGCCGGCGATCGCGGTCATCGTCGAGCACGACAGGTCGGCGTCGCCGCCCAATAGCTCCGGCAGTGCCGCGGCGATCGCGTTTTCCGCCTTGCCCGCCGCAACGCGGGTCGCGACCGCCTCGCCGGCGGGCCAGCTCGGCAGCTCGGCATCCCACCCCGCCGGCAGTTCGCGCGCCCACCGGCGGCGCCATTCGGCGGCGAGGTCCGGATGGTCTGCCTCCCACGCATCCAGCCGTCGCTGCCAGTCCGCCTGAGCCGCGCCGCCCCGGTCGATCGCCGTGCGAAAGTGCGCGACCGCTGCGGCCGGCACGGCAAACGGGGTGAGGTCGTCGATGCCGAGCGCGCGCTTGGTCAGCTCCACCTCCTCGGCCCCGAGCGGCGCGCCGTGCGCCTTCGACGTGCCCTGCTTGTTCGGCGAACCGAATCCGATGGTGGTCTTGACGACGATCAGCGACGGCCGATCGCCGCAGTCGCGCGCGGTCTGGATCGCCCGATCGATCGCGTCGATGTCCGTGTCTCCGTCGGCCACGTGAATGACCTGCCAGCCGTAGGCCTCGAACCGGCGGCCGACGTCCTCGGTGAACGTCTCGTCGGTCGGGCCGTCGAGACACACGCCGTTGGCATCGTACAGGTAGACGAGCTTGCCGAGGCCCAGGTGCCCCGCGAGCGACGCGGCCTCGGCGGCGACGCCCTCCATCAGATCGCCGTCGGACACGAGCGCGTAGGTCATGTGGTCGACGACCGTGTGCCCCGGCCGGTTGAACCGATGTGCGAGCGCGCGTTCGGCGATCGCAATGCCGACCGCGTTGGCCGCGCCCTGGCCGAGCGGACCGGTCGTCGTCTCGACGCCGGGCGTGACGTGGACCTCCGGGTGCCCCGGCGTCTTCGAGCCCCACTGGCGGAACTGGCGCAGGTCGTCGAGCGACACGTCGTAGCCGGTGAGGTGCAACAGCGCGTACAGCAGCATGCTGCCGTGCCCCGCGGACAGCACGAACCGGTCCCGGTCGGGCCACGCCGGGTCGCGCGGATTGTGGCGCAGGTGCCGCGTCCACAACACGTAGGCCATCGGCGCGGCGCCGAGGGGCAACCCCGGGTGCCCCGAATTGGCCTGCTGAATCGCGTCGATCGCGAGCGACCGGATCGCGTTGATGCTCAGGTGGTCCAGTGCTTTGTCCGGCATGGTCGGCCCCTCGTATACCCGATCGGAGGGGGCCGCGTCTTCCCGTTATGCCGGCGGCGCCGGGTGAAGCGGCGGAGATGCCGCCGGGCGCCGCGCGTCGCCGCGCCGCATCGCCGCGAGCACCGCCAGCCAGAACACCAGGCCCGGCACGGCGAGAGCGCCCCACCACAACGCCGCCTCGAATACGGTCACGCCGAGCGCGTCCTGGACCGCGCCGACCGCAATGCCGCTGAGCGCCAGCACCAGTGTGCCGACGCCGAACTCGATGGAGAACACGCGCCCGTGGAAGGTGGGATCGGCCTCGAGCTGCAGCAGGGTGCCCGACAGCACCCAGTTGCCGCCCGATCCCACGGCCGCCACGAAGAACCCGGCGGCCGCGACGGCCATGGACCCGGCAGTCCCCGCGATCGCCATGCCGGCCGCGATCAGCGCGAAGCCGACCGCAATGAGCCGGCGCAGCGCGGGCGGGCGATCGCGCGACCACGCGCGCAGGCCGAGCGAGCCGACCGCCGCGCCGGCGCCGCGCGCCGCGTACAGAAGGCCCATCCACAGGGCGCCGCGGCGCTCGAACGCGACCGTGCCGTACAGCGGAATCAACGCGACGACCGCGCCGTTGGCCACCGAGCCGAACGGCTTGACGCACGCCGTCGCCAGCACGTCGGGCGCGCGCCGCAGGTAGCGGACCGCGTCGGAAAACCGTGCGCTGCCGCCCAGCGCGGCCGCCGGCGGGCGGAGCCGCGGCAGCCCGGCGAACAGCGCGGCCGACATCAGGTAGGTCGCGCCGTCGATCGCGAACGACGCCGCGACGCCGACGGTGGCGACCGCCGCTCCGCCGAGCGCGGCTCCGATCGCGAGCATCACCGACCACGTGGCCCCCATCAGCGCGTTCGCCGCGCCGATGTGGTCCCGCGGCACGACCATCGGCAGCGCCGCCTTCTTCGCCGGAAAGGCGATCGCGGTAAACACGACCATCGCAAACGTCAGCCCGTACAGCGCCGCGAGGGAGCCCGCGGCGTGGGCGGCGATCAGGCCGGCGGCGCAGCCAGCCCGCGCAAAGTCCGCGGCCAGCAGCAGACGCCGCCGGTCGAAGCGATCGACGATTGGCCCGGCAACCGGGATCATCAAGAAGTTCGGCAGCGTCTTGGCCGCAACGACCGCACCGACGGCCAGCTTGCTGCTGGTGAGCGCCTGTACCGACGTGTAGATCGCGATCAGGTTGAACCAATCGCCGAGAAAGCTCGCCACGTCGCCGAGCCATAGCCGGCGAAACGCGGGATTCGCGCGCACGAGCGCGCGGTAGCTCGGCGACGTCATCGCCGCCGCTTTCTGCCGGGACTCGACCGCATCGGCGCGCGCATGTCAAAACGCCTGCTGCGACGCGAACACCACGCGGCTGCCGGCCAGCCCGGGCGTCGGACCGTTGAGCGGCACCGCCCAGTCCAGGCGGAACACGAATGGCTGTAGTTGCGGGATCAACGTGCGCAGACCGATGCCGACGTCGTGGTACAGGTCCATCGAGCGAAACCCCGTGCTCACACCGCCGACGTCGTAGAACGCGACGAGCCCGGCCCGCCAGAACCACACCCGCACCGGCGCGGTCCTCGCCTCGATGTTGGCGCGGGCGAACCGGTGGTTTTGCGCGCCCAGCGGCGTCTGGAAGAAGTTGATTGGAAACCCGCGCAGGCCGTTGTCGCCGCCGAGCGCGAAGATGCGGTTGGCCTGTTCGTTGAACCGCGTACCGGCCGACGCCGCGCCGACGAACCGCACCGGCCCCACCGGCGGCGGCACCGCGCGAACCGACGCAGACGCGCTGTTGTCGATGAAGCCGCCGACCTCGGCGCCGCCGGCCGGGTCTCGCTGCTGGATGCGCGTGCTCGCCGAGGCACCGACGCGGACGAAGCCGTCCCCGCGCCAGTCGACCGTCCAGCCGAGCCCCGCGGCCAGTCCGACGTAGTTCGTATCCGAGCCGAGCGCCTCGAGCGCCACTTCCACCGCCGCCGATGCGCTCGGGCCGAGCGTGGCGTCCTCGGCCAGGTCGAACGAGTCGACGTTGCGGTAGCGAACGAACCGCGGCGTGAACAGCCGGTAGCTGGCCGTGAGCGCTGACGACAGCTCGGACCGCGGCAGCGCCTCGGACTCGAAGCACGCGACCAGCGCCGGGTCGTACGCGTCGCGGTCGCGCAGGTGCGACCGGTCTCGCCGAAGTTGGTAGCCCCAGCTGAGCCGGTGGATCACCCGCCCGGGATACGATCGCGTCGCCGTCGCCGACACGTCGACCAGGGTGCGGTCGAAGACCTGCCGCAGTGGCGCATCGGCAAATGGCCGCGCGCAGTCGGGCGGCTCGACCACGTCGACCGGCAGCGGGAACGGCGCCACCTCGGTGCCGAAGAACCGGCGCGTGACGCTGTCGAAGTGCGACACCGACAGTCCCGCCCCCCACCTGCGCCGGAGCGACCACAGCGGATACACGATGTCCGTGCGACTGGACGTTCCCTCGAAGTCGCCGGTGAGCCCGAGGTCGGCCCCGGTCGCCAGCGCCGGCTGTGCGTCGCGGCGAAAGATCGCCCGCGCGAGCGTGACGAGTTGAAGCCGCGTCCCCAGGACGTTCTTGTCGACGTACTGCGGCCCGATCGCCCAGCCGCTCTTGTCCATGTCGAACACGAACGATACGTGCTTGCGCAACCCGAGCAGGTTGTTTTCCGACGCGGTCAAGAACAGCGCGGTCACGACACCGTCCTGCACCTCGATGTTCGAGTTCATCCGCAGCGACCAGATGTCGCGGGTGACGACCAACACGTCGACCGTGCCCGGCTCGGGCGACCGGACCGGCACGATGGCGGCCAGTGCGGTAAACAGGCCGTCGTTGAGACGCCGGCGGTTGTCCTCGACCACCTCCTCGTCCCACGGCTCGCCGGGCTCGATGAACACCTCGCGCGCGACGATGGACGTGCGCGTGGTGACGTGCAGCGCGTTGAACACGCGCAAGAATCCGGCGTCCTTGCCGAATACGGGCAGGTTGACCACGTGGATGCGGCGGACCCGCTTGCCGGCCGGCCGTTCGTCGACCTCGACGCCGAGCCGCGCCAACGCCTCCTCGACCGCCTCGCGCTCGTAACTTCCCAGCGCGTCGAGCCGTCCCGCGCGCGCCGGCGTCGCGGCGACCACGGCCACCGCGAGTGCGGCCGCCGCCGCGCGACGCGCTCGGCGCGCGGCCGCGCCGCCGCCGGTGGCCGGCTCCCGCGCCCCGCTGCC
Encoded here:
- a CDS encoding MFS transporter; its protein translation is MTSPSYRALVRANPAFRRLWLGDVASFLGDWFNLIAIYTSVQALTSSKLAVGAVVAAKTLPNFLMIPVAGPIVDRFDRRRLLLAADFARAGCAAGLIAAHAAGSLAALYGLTFAMVVFTAIAFPAKKAALPMVVPRDHIGAANALMGATWSVMLAIGAALGGAAVATVGVAASFAIDGATYLMSAALFAGLPRLRPPAAALGGSARFSDAVRYLRRAPDVLATACVKPFGSVANGAVVALIPLYGTVAFERRGALWMGLLYAARGAGAAVGSLGLRAWSRDRPPALRRLIAVGFALIAAGMAIAGTAGSMAVAAAGFFVAAVGSGGNWVLSGTLLQLEADPTFHGRVFSIEFGVGTLVLALSGIAVGAVQDALGVTVFEAALWWGALAVPGLVFWLAVLAAMRRGDARRPAASPPLHPAPPA
- the tkt gene encoding transketolase; translated protein: MPDKALDHLSINAIRSLAIDAIQQANSGHPGLPLGAAPMAYVLWTRHLRHNPRDPAWPDRDRFVLSAGHGSMLLYALLHLTGYDVSLDDLRQFRQWGSKTPGHPEVHVTPGVETTTGPLGQGAANAVGIAIAERALAHRFNRPGHTVVDHMTYALVSDGDLMEGVAAEAASLAGHLGLGKLVYLYDANGVCLDGPTDETFTEDVGRRFEAYGWQVIHVADGDTDIDAIDRAIQTARDCGDRPSLIVVKTTIGFGSPNKQGTSKAHGAPLGAEEVELTKRALGIDDLTPFAVPAAAVAHFRTAIDRGGAAQADWQRRLDAWEADHPDLAAEWRRRWARELPAGWDAELPSWPAGEAVATRVAAGKAENAIAAALPELLGGDADLSCSTMTAIAGGGSFDGRTGAGRNIHFGVREHAMGAICNGMDYHGGVRPFASTFFVFSDYMRPAVRIAALNRQPVIYVWTHDSIALGEDGPTHQPVEHLMSLRAMPNLHVVRPADANEAAEAWRYAVRRTDGPTALVLTRQKVPTLDRSVYPPAAELVRGAYVLVDADDPQALILATGSEVHVALAAHRQLAAGGVRARVVAMPCWEAFAEQPADYRERVLPKAVRARVAVEAGVTLGWERWIGDVGIAVGLDRFGASAPGPVLLERLGIHAAAVVDAVRAAIDRAG
- a CDS encoding DedA family protein translates to MTTVRRLRRRLPLYWERFCWALLGLAAGGALLLWLAPDFAGTFLFTLYSMPANSLLPVPHEPGLLFAAKYYHPAWIALAGCVGTAVAAAIDYPVVRRAFEHPNIRRARNTRIYRLSVRWLMKFPFFTIFVFALTPLPIYVVRVLAPASGYPLWRYIFATVLGRFPRYYAIAWIGHLVQIPAWILVALFAAMVALLIAGSRVTDEIGIDGLEVLDASDSALPAVSDELAALADAGAPAGVDRAVATVRADERRSS